From Solanum lycopersicum chromosome 8, SLM_r2.1, the proteins below share one genomic window:
- the LOC138337833 gene encoding uncharacterized protein — MPDHKPSIENQRCLNPPMQEVVKKEIIKWLDAGVIYPIADSSWVCTVQCVPKKGGMTVVPNEKNELVPMRPVTGWRVCMDYRKLNSWTEKDHFPMPFMDQMLDRLAGKGWYCFLDGYSGYNQISIAPEDQEKTTFTCPYGTFAFRTMPFGLCNAPATFQRCMMSIFSDMVEDTIEVFMDDFSVVGDSFERCLTNLSKVLKRCEDCNLVLNWEKCHFMVKEGIVLGHRISEKGIEVDRAKVEVIERLPPPISVKGVRSFLGHAGFYRRFIKDFSKIAHPLCKLLEKECKFCFDESCLKAFGELKENLVSAPIIISPDWNSPFEVMCDASGVALAVVLGQRRNKILHPIYYASKALNEAQKNYTVTEQELHAVVFSFEKFRSYLLGTRVIVHTDHSALRYLMAKKDAKPRLIRWVLLLQEFDFEVLDRKGTENQVVDHLSVSTLPESFSVCFLLHFQGSAEVPAPAIATASTSSDEADSSDSTSGAPAQVPTPASDQPNRLCVEGQFQVYSNAKFLTDKGVMTRTLTLERRVLTGSLTSMPEIYNLFTRHRLEWTASPTGAVRVRGVQVNISLPAIRRFLYGKSADATRTPHTAEFDYRWQIVKDGHFLREQALRETTKRWTLHLSVDGEGADWVTEPKGTIKKANLTVDRGDDSRIRGRLRMASPGSYAREGTVNVGLIRDEANELAPCQGPLPELPPLADDLADTVAQDRTATQASTDTTPVESIPGSSPAPSSSRTAPLPLPAPLARVQTLEEQMATLLHHIQPWMQKSITESEAHVLTLQAAVDSLRADIDTILEARVWEPVEPVEDTVLAALFATSELPPPSPRESAKRRRGRSEDEARARKKECR; from the exons atgcctgatcataagccgagtattgagaACCAGAGatgcttgaatcctcctatgcaagaggttgtgaagaaggaaattatcaagtggttggatgctggagtaatctatccaatcgccgatagtagttgggtatgcacggttcagtgtgtacctaagaaagggggaatgactgtggtccccaatgaaaagaatgaacttgttccaatgagaccggttactggatggagggtgtgtatggattaccgtaaactgaactcatggactgaaaaagaccattttcctatgcccttcatggatcagatgttggatagacttgccggaaaagggtggtattgttttcttgatgggtattcggggtataatcagatttctattgcaccagaagatcaagagaaaacaactttcacttgtccatatgggacttttgcgttcagaacaatgccgtttgggttgtgcaatgcacccgcaacctttcagagatgtatgatgtcaatattttctgacatggttgaggatactatagaggtttttatggatgatttttctgtggttggtgattcattcgagcggtgcttgaccaatttatctaaggttcttaagagatgtgaagactgcaatttggtactaaactgggaaaagtgtcatttcatggtgaaagagggtattgtgttgggtcatcgcatttcagaaaagggcatagaggttgatcgagctaaagttgaggtaatagagagacttcccccgccgatctctgtgaaaggtgtgagaagctttcttgggcatgcaggtttttatcggagattcatcaaagacttttcaaagattgcacacccattgtgcaaattgctggagaaagaatgtaaattttgttttgatgaatcctgtcttaaagcattcggtgagctaaaagagaatttagtgtctgcgcctatcattatttctccggattggaacagtccatttgaggtaatgtgcgatgccagtggggtggctcttgctgtagtattgggacagagaagaaacaaaatccttcacccaatttactatgctagtaaagccctaaatgaagcccagaagaactacacagtgactgagcaagaactccacGCAGTAGTCttttcttttgagaaatttcgctcctatttgctaggtactagggttatagtgcatactgaccattcagcattgagatatttgatggcgaaaaaggatgcgaaaccaaggctgattcgttgggtattactgctgcaagaatttgactttgaagtgcttgatagaaaagggactgaaaatcaagttgttgatcatttgtct gtgtctaccttgccagAATCATTCTCCGtttgttttcttctccatttccaag gctctgctgaggttcccgcacccgccattGCTACAGCGTCgacctcgtctgatgaggctgacagttcagattctacatccggcgcaccagcccaggtccccaccccagcctctgaccagccaaaccggttgtgcgtcgaaggccagtttcaagtttactccaaCGCCaaattcctgactgataaaggagtaatgactcggacactcaccttggagcggcgggtacttacagggagtctcacatcgatgccggagatctacaacctcttcaccaggcatcgcttagagtggacagcca gccccactggagcggttcgagtccggggcgtgcaggtcaacatttccctgccagctatccgccggttcctatacggcaagagtgcagatgctacgcgGACTCCccacactgccgagtttgactaccgctggcagatagtgaaGGATGGCCATTTCTTGCGCGAGCAGGCActaagagagaccaccaagaggtggacgCTGCAcctatcagtcgacggagagggtgcagattgggtcactgaACCGAAGGGgaccatcaagaaggccaacctcac tgttgatagaggcgatgatagccggattcgaggtcgacttcgcatggcttctccaggcagttaTGCACGAGAg ggcaccgttaacgtcggcctcatcagagacgaggccaatgagttggccccatgTCAAGGGCCCCTTCCAGAGCTtccaccacttgctgatgatcttgcagATACGGTGGCCCAGGACCGCAccgctacacaggcgtccactgacactaccccggtcgagtctatcccaggtagtagcccagccccgagctcctctcgcacagcccctctaccgttaccggccccgcttgctagggtccaaacaCTGGAGGAACAAATGGCCacccttctgcatcatatccagccgtggatgcagaagtctattactgagtctgaagcgc atgtgttgactcttcaggctgcagtcgataGTCtccgtgcagacatcgacacgatcctagaggcgagAGTGTGGGAGCCTGTCGAGCCTGTTGAGGAcactgtattggcggccctgtttgctacttcagaacttcccccaccttcccctcgagagagtgccaagaggcgtaggggtcgatcagaggatgaggcgcgagcaaggaagaaggagtgCCGATAG